TACTGCAGATCCATACCGCCGGTTGGCGCATTCACAGCCACTAGCCGGCGAAGGGGCGCTGACCACATCATTATCAATAAGTTACCTTTCCGACAGGATGGCGAAGTGACTGTCAATTTCACTGACACAGCATGCGATTCATTGCAACCCACTGATTGAATTACTCAATCAGCATATGGAGCAGGAGGGGCGGGAAACGGACAGTACGCGCGTAATGGCCGGCCGGGAATTCGGCAAGCCGGAATAGAAAAACCCCGTGCCTGGGTTACAGACACGGGGTTCGGGATTAAAGCCTGGCGGTTGCCTCGACCCATCGGAGATGGGTGAGGTACATGCAATGAAACGCGAAGCGGTTCTGCATGCATACTTTCACATGGGGGTGAACCGGGACCGTTCGTCCTGTGGACGGACGCAGCCCGGTGAACGCGGAGCCGCGCAGCGGCGTAGCTGATGAACCGCTTAGCGGTCTCCCCATGTCCATAATAAAAAACCCCATGCCTGAGTACAGACATGGGGTTCGGGATTAAAGCCTGGCGGTGACCTACTTTCACATGGGGAGACCCCACACTATCATCGGCGCTGAAGGGTTTCACTTCCGAGTTCGGGATGGGATCGGGTGGTTCCCCTTCGCTATGGCCGCCAGGCAAACTGGTCCGGCTGCAAGCTCCTGCTCACAACCGCAATTCGGAAAACTGAAATGCTTTGGGTAAGTTGCGTTCGAGTTGAGACCAACCCACACACTCAAACCGCTTGAGTGTTATATGGTCAAGCCTCACGGGCAATTAGTACTGGTTAGCTTCATACATTGCTGCACTTCCACACCCAGCCTATCAACGTCCTCGTCTCGAACGGCCCTTCAGGGGACTCAAGGTCCCAGTGAGATCTCATCTCGGGAGGGGCTTCCCGCTTAGATGCTTTCAGCGGTTATCCCTTCCGCACATAGCTACCCGGCAGTGCCACTGGCGTGACAACCGGAACACCAGAGGTGCGTCCACTCCGGTCCTCTCGTACTAGGAGCAGCTTCCCACAAATCTCAAACGCCCACGGCAGATAGGGACCGAACTGTCTCACGACGTTCTAAACCCAGCTCGCGTACCACTTTAAATGGCGAACAGCCATACCCTTGGGACCGGCTACAGCCCCAGGATGTGATGAGCCGACATCGAGGTGCCAAACTCCTCCGTCGATATGGACTCTTGGGAGGAATCAGCCTGTTATCCCCGGAGTACCTTTTATCCGATGAGCGATGGCCCTTCCATACAGAACCACCGGATCACTAAGACCGACTTTCGTCCCTGCTCGACTTGTATGTCTCGCAGTCAAGCACCCTTGTGCCTTTACACTCAATGCGCGATGTCCGACCGCGCTGAGGGTACCTTCGTGCTCCTCCGTTACTCTTTGGGAGGAGACCGCCCCAGTCAAACTACCCACCATACACTGTCCCCGACCCGGATAACGGGCCCAGGTTAGAACCTCAAATATACCAGGCTGGTATTTCAAGGGCGGCTCCACCAGGACTGGCGTCCTGGTTTCAAAGCCTCCCAGCTATCCTACACAAGCATATTCAAAGTTCAGTGCAAAGCTGTAGTAAAGGTTCACGGGGTCTTTCCGTCTAGCCGCGGGTACGCTGCATCTTCACAGCGAGTTCAATTTCACTGAGTCTCGGGTAGAGACAGTGTGGCCATCGTTACGCCATTCGTGCAGGTCGGAACTTACCCGACAAGGAATTTCGCTACCTTAGGACCGTTATAGTTACGGCCGCCGTTTACCGGGGCTTCGATCAAGAGCTTCGTCCGAAGACTAACCCCATCAATTAACCTTCCGGCACCGGGCAGGCGTCACACCCTATACGTCCTCTTTCGAGTTTGCAGAGTGCTGTGTTTTTAATAAACAGTCGCAGCCACCTGGTCACTGCAACCCCCTTCGGCTCCACGAGCAAGTCGCTTCACCTAACAGGGGCGTACCTTCTCCCGAAGTTACGGTACCATTTTGCCTAGTTCCTTTACCCGAGTTCTCTCAAGCGCCTTAGGATTCTCTCCTCGCCCACGTGTGTCCGTTTGGGGTACGGTCGAACAATACCTGAAGCTTAGAGGCTTTTCCTGGAAGCATGGCATCAACCACTTCGCTTCATATAGAAGCTCGTCATCACATCTCAGGATTGAGGACCCGGATTTTCCTAAGTCCTCTCCCTACATGCTTAAACCGGGACATCCAACACCCGGCTGGCCTAGCCTTCTCCGTCCCCCCATCGCAGTATTGTTCGGTTCCGGAATATTAACCGGATTCCCATCGGCTACGCATTTCTGCCTCACCTTAGGGGCCGACTCACCCTGCGCCGATTAGCGTTGCGCAGGAAACCTTGGGCTTTCGGCGGGAGGGTTTTTCACCCTCCTTATCGTTACTCATGTCAGCATTCGCACTTCTGATACCTCCAGCATGCCTTACGACACACCTTCACAGGCTTACAGAACGCTCCCCTACCATGCGAGCAAGCTCGCATCCGCAGCTTCGGTACATAGTTTGAGCCCCGTTGAATCTTCCGCGCAGGCCGACTCGACCAGTGAGCTATTACGCTTTCTTTAAAGGGTGGCTGCTTCTAAGCCAACCTCCTGGCTGTCTGGGCCTTCCCACATCGTTTCCCACTTAACTATGATTTTGGGACCTTAGCTGGCGGTCTGGGTTGTTTCCCTCTCCACGACGGACGTTAGCACCCGCCGTGTGTCTCCCGTGATTGCACTTCTCGGTATTCGGAGTTTGCAATGGTTTGGTAACCCGGGATGGGCCCCTAGCCATAACAGTGCTCTACCCCCGAGAGTGATACACGAGGCGCTACCTAAATAGCTTTCGGGGAGAACCAGCTATCTCCGGGCTTGATTAGCCTTTCACTCCGATCCACAGCTCATCCCCCGGCTTTTCAACGACGGTGGGTTCGGGCCTCCAGTGAGTATTACCTCACCTTCACCCTGGCCATGGATAGATCGCCCGGTTTCGGGTCTACTCCCAGCGACTAAGCGCCCATTTAAGACTCGGTTTCCCTACGGCTCCCCTAATCGGTTAACCTTGCCACTGAAAGTAAGTCGCTGACCCATTATACAAAAGGTACGCAGTCACACCCCGAAGGATGCTCCCACTGCTTGTACGTATACGGTTTCAGGTTCTATTTCACTCCCCTCTCCGGGGTTCTTTTCGCCTTTCCCTCACGGTACTGGTTCACTATCGGTCAGTAGGGAGTATTTAGCCTTGGAGGATGGTCCCCCCATATTCAGTCAAGATAACACGTGTCCCGACCTACTCGATTTCACTTCAGGATAGTTTTCGTGTACGGGGCTATCACCCTGTATCGCCAGACTTTCCAGACTGTTCCACTAACGCCCCTGAAGCTTAAGGGCTGGTCCCCGTTCGCTCGCCGCTACTTAGGGAATCTCGGTTGATTTCTTTTCCTCCGGGTACTTAGATGTTTCAGTTCCCCGGGTTCGCCTCCGCAGCCTATGAATTCAGCTGCGGATACCGCCGAAGCGGTGGGTTTCCCCATTCGGAAATCCCCGGATCAAAGCTTGTTTGTCAGCTCCCCGAGGCTTATCGCAGACTACCACGTCCTTCATCGCCTCCTACTGCCTAGGCATCCACCGTATACGCTTATTCACTTGACCATATAACCTCAAGAGGTCTGGTAAAGTGAGTTGGTTCTCGCGAATGCAACATACCCATATCTAAACATAATGTTGAGATATATATAGGCATTTCAGTTTCCGAATTGTTAAAGAGCAGGCTGAGCAACGGTGGCATCAGCACTGGTCCAATAACCAGTCGCGAACATTTATGCTGGTGCTTGTTCGCGACTGGTGACTGGCAGGACTATTGGTGGAGCCAGGGAGGATCGAACTCCCGACCTCCTGCGTGCAAGGCAGGCGCTCTCCCAGCTGAGCTATGGCCCCTGATACAGTATTTGGTGGGTCTGGGAGGATTTGAACCTCCGACCTCACCCTTATCAGGGGTGCGCTCTAACCAACTGAGCTACAGACCCGAGGTCGGCTCTATATGCAACCAATGGCTGCCGATCAGGTAACTTGTGTTGGGCGTTCGCGCCGCGGCCACGACGCTTTCGTTAAAGGAGGTGATCCAGCCGCAGGTTCCCCTACGGCTACCTTGTTACGACTTCACCCCAGTCATGAATCACACCGTGGTGATCGTCCTCCCGAAGGTTAGACTAACCACTTCTGGTGCAACCCACTCCCATGGTGTGACGGGCGGTGTGTACAAGGCCCGGGAACGTATTCACCGCGACATTCTGATTCGCGATTACTAGCGATTCCGACTTCACGCAGTCGAGTTGCAGACTGCGATCCGGACTACGAACGGCTTTTCGGGATTAGCTCCCCCTCGCGGGTTGGCGACCCTCTGTACCGTCCATTGTAGCACGTGTGTAGCCCTGCCCATAAGGGCCATGATGACTTGACGTCATCCCCACCTTCCTCCGGTTTGTCACCGGCAGTCTCCTTAGAGTGCCCAACTGAATGCTGGCAACTAAGGACAAGGGTTGCGCTCGTTGCGGGACTTAACCCAACATCTCACGACACGAGCTGACGACAGCCATGCAGCACCTGTCACTCGGTTCCCGAAGGCACCAAGTCATCTCTGACAAGTTCCGAGGATGTCAAGGGCAGGTAAGGTTCTTCGCGTTGCATCGAATTAAACCACATGCTCCACCGCTTGTGCGGGCCCCCGTCAATTCCTTTGAGTTTTAACCTTGCGGCCGTACTCCCCAGGCGGTCAACTTATCGCGTTAGCTGCGCCACTAAATTCTTAAATGAATCCAACGGCTAGTTGACATCGTTTACGGCGTGGACTACCAGGGTATCTAATCCTGTTTGCTCCCCACGCTTTCGCACCTCAGCGTCAGTCTTGGTCCAGGCAGCCGCCTTCGCCACTGATGTTCCTCCCGATATCTACGCATTTCACCGCTACACCGGGAATTCCGCTACCCTCTACCAGACTCTAGCCAGGCAGTATCGAATGCAATTCCCAGGTTGAGCCCGGGGCTTTCACATCCGACTGACCAAGCCGCCTACGCGCGCTTTACGCCCAGTAATTCCGATTAACGCTTGCACCCTCCGTATTACCGCGGCTGCTGGCACGGAGTTAGCCGGTGCTTCTTCTGCAGGTACCGTCATTATCTTCCCTGCTGAAAGTGCTTTACAACCCGCAGGCCTTCTTCACACACGCGGCATTGCTGGATCAGGGTTTCCCCCATTGTCCAATATTCCCCACTGCTGCCTCCCGTAGGAGTCTGGGCCGTGTCTCAGTCCCAGTGTGGCTGATCGTCCTCTCAGACCAGCTACCGATCGTTGCCTTGGTGGGCCATTACCCCACCAACAAGCTAATCGGACGTAGGCTCATCCAATAGCGGCCGAAGCCTTTCCCCCGTAGGGCGTATGCGGTATTAGCCTGAGTTTCCCCAGGTTGTCCCCCACTACTGGGCAGATTCCTACGTATTACTCACCCGTCCGCCACTCGTCAGCGCAGGAGCAAGCTCCCGCCTGTTACCGTTCGACTTGCATGTGTTAAGCATGCCGCCAGCGTTCAATCTGAGCCAGGATCAAACTCTTCAGTTTAAGTTTGACTGTCGCTTTGAGGGCGACAAATCCTTGCTCGATGAATTACTGTCCAGGTATTTCTATCTGAACGCTCATCATCGAATATTTGATTGCTTCGCAACCATCGACGCGAGCGCCCACACAAGTTACCTAATCTGATTTGTTAAAGAGCTTACCGGGGACTGTGCCCGACAAAGAAGGACCATTATACAAGCAGTCCGGGTACCGTCAACAGATAAATTTCCTGTCGCGGCCGGTGTCTGCGCCCTGTTGCCTGCGCCACACACCGTTCGAGAGCCGCGCATTATACGGGGAGTTCGGTGACCGTCAAGAGGGTTGTCACAAAAAAGTCATCCACACCGAAGGCGCCGACACAACCTGCTTGAAATCACTGAAAAATCGCCCGACTCCGGACCGGCCCGGGGCGGGCAGCCGCTGCCGTTTCCGGGCCTTGGCCGGGGCGGCCCCGGCGCCGACCTCACTCCGCCGTGAGGGTAACCCGTGCAAATCTGCGCTTGCCGACCTGGAACACCCCGGCCGAGCCCGCCGCGAAGGCCTGGCGGCTGTCCTCGATGCGCTCCCCGTCCAGCCTGACCGCCCCCTGCTTGATCATGCGCAGCGCCTCGGAGGTACTGGCGACCAACCCGGCCTGCTTGAGCAGGTTGCCGATGGGCAGCCCCCCGGCCGGGGCGGCCAGCGCGTATTCCGGCATCTCGTCGGGCATTGCGCCCTTCTGGAAACGGGCAACGAAGTTCTCCCTGGCCGTATCCGCCTCCGACCGGCTGTGGAAGCGGGTGATGATCTCCTCTGCCAGCTCGAACTTCACATCGCGCGGATTGCGCCCCTCCCCGATCTCGCGTTTCAGCGCTTCAATCTCGGTTAGCGGGCGCAGGCTCAGCAGCTCGAAGTAGCGCCACATCAGATCATCGGAGATAGACATCAGCTTGCCGAACATCTCATCCGGCGCCTCGGTGATGCCGATATAGTTATTGAGCGACTTGGACATCTTCTGCACACCATCCAGCCCCTCGAGGATCGGCATGGTCAGAACCACCTGCGGCTTCTGGCCGTACACTTCCTGTAATTGCCGCCCTACCAGGAGATTGAACTTCTGATCGGTACCGCCAAGTTCAACATCGGCCTTCAACGCCACCGAGTCATAACCCTGGATCAGCGGATAGAGAAACTCGTGAATGGCGATGGCCTGGCCGCTGGTATAGCGCTTGTGGAAATCATCGCGCTCCAGCATACGGGCCACCGTGTGCTTCGAGGCCAGCTGGATCAGATCGGTAACGTCCATATCGTTCATCCAGCTGGAGTTGAACATCACCAGCGTCTTTTCCGGATCCAGGATCTTGAAGATCTGCGCCTCGTAGGTGCGGGCGTTGTCGATCACCTCGTCGCGGGTGAGTGGCTTGCGGGTGACGTTCTTGCCGGTGGGATCACCGATCATGCCGGTGAAATCGCCGATCAGGAAGATGGCCTCGTGTCCCATCTCCTGAAACTGGCGCAATTTG
This sequence is a window from Thiohalobacter thiocyanaticus. Protein-coding genes within it:
- the tyrS gene encoding tyrosine--tRNA ligase, with the protein product MLTPQQALEEIRRGANEILVEAELLERLGSGRTLRIKAGFDPTAPDLHLGHTVLLNKLRQFQEMGHEAIFLIGDFTGMIGDPTGKNVTRKPLTRDEVIDNARTYEAQIFKILDPEKTLVMFNSSWMNDMDVTDLIQLASKHTVARMLERDDFHKRYTSGQAIAIHEFLYPLIQGYDSVALKADVELGGTDQKFNLLVGRQLQEVYGQKPQVVLTMPILEGLDGVQKMSKSLNNYIGITEAPDEMFGKLMSISDDLMWRYFELLSLRPLTEIEALKREIGEGRNPRDVKFELAEEIITRFHSRSEADTARENFVARFQKGAMPDEMPEYALAAPAGGLPIGNLLKQAGLVASTSEALRMIKQGAVRLDGERIEDSRQAFAAGSAGVFQVGKRRFARVTLTAE